From one Motacilla alba alba isolate MOTALB_02 chromosome 8, Motacilla_alba_V1.0_pri, whole genome shotgun sequence genomic stretch:
- the DIRAS3 gene encoding GTP-binding protein Di-Ras3: MPEQSNDYRVVVFGAAGVGKSSLVLRFVRGTFRETYIPTIEDTYRQVISCDKSICTLQITDTTGSHQFPAMQRLSISKGHAFILVYSVTSRQSMEDLHPIFEEICQIKGDIQKIPIMLVGNKSDDTQRELDASEGQALASKWKCAFMETSAKMNYNVQELFQELLNLEQRRTISLQVDGKKSKQQKKKDKLQGKCSVM; the protein is encoded by the coding sequence ATGCCTGAGCAGAGCAATGATTACAGGGTGGTGGTGTTCGGAGCAGCGGGGGTCGGCAAAAGCTCCCTGGTCCTGCGCTTTGTGAGGGGCACTTTCAGGGAAACCTACATCCCCACCATCGAGGATACGTACCGGCAGGTGATCAGCTGCGACAAGAGCATCTGCACCCTGCAGATCACGGACACCACGGGCAGCCATCAGTTCCCTGCCATGCAGCGGCTCTCCATATCCAAAGGGCATGCCTTCATCTTGGTGTACTCCGTCACCAGCAGGCAGTCCATGGAAGATCTTCACCCCATCTTCGAAGAGATTTGTCAGATCAAAGGCGACATCCAGAAAATCCCGATAATGTTGGTGGGGAACAAAAGTGACGACACGCAGAGGGAGCTGGATGCCAGCGAGGGGCAGGCGCTGGCCAGCAAGTGGAAGTGTGCCTTCATGGAGACGTCAGCCAAAATGAACTACAACGTGCAGGAGCTCTTCCAGGAGCTCTTGAatctggagcagaggagaacTATCAGTCTCCAGGTGGATGGAAAGAAAtccaaacagcagaaaaagaaagataaactGCAAGGCAAATGCTCTGTAATGTGA